One Micromonospora sp. WMMD1120 genomic region harbors:
- a CDS encoding serine hydrolase domain-containing protein: MTEHLDRMVRRTQADGRIPAVSAALHRADRPLWSCTVGQTGTDSPLGPETQFRIGSVTKTFTAVLVLQCRDEGLLDLDDPVGRHLDLPAHGELTVRRLLSHTAGLQREPFGDVWDTLRAPDADQLVAELDRAERVLPTGRRFHYSNLGMAVLGQLVARLRGGTWAQALTERVLTPLGLTDTTVTPRPTAATGFLVDAYSDEARPEPPTDLGAVGPAAQLWSTATDMARWAAFLADPAALDPAGAVLAPATLDEMRWPVTTTDETLWGAGFGLGLILLPQGERIVHVGHDGAMPGFLAGVYGRRGGDGTPGALGVAVLGSSGTATDVFDLPHRLLAAAVEHDPAEIEPWRPGAPAPAALRGALGHWWGEGSAYVFSWHGGALRARAVDDRAGRPPAVFAALPDQPDVFRTVSGREVGELLRLTRDETGAVVRMHWATYRFTRHQETFDGYDFRTGS; this comes from the coding sequence ATGACCGAGCACCTCGACCGGATGGTCCGGCGGACGCAGGCCGACGGCCGGATACCGGCGGTGTCGGCGGCGCTGCACCGGGCCGACCGACCGCTCTGGAGCTGCACCGTCGGCCAGACCGGCACGGACAGCCCGCTGGGGCCGGAGACCCAGTTCCGGATCGGCTCGGTCACCAAGACCTTCACCGCGGTGCTGGTCCTCCAGTGCCGCGACGAGGGCCTGCTGGACCTGGACGATCCGGTGGGGCGGCACCTCGACCTCCCGGCGCACGGCGAGCTGACGGTGCGCCGGCTGCTGTCGCACACCGCCGGCCTGCAACGCGAGCCGTTCGGCGACGTGTGGGACACCCTGCGCGCGCCGGACGCGGACCAACTGGTCGCCGAGCTGGACCGGGCCGAGCGGGTGCTGCCCACCGGCCGCCGGTTCCACTACTCCAACCTGGGCATGGCGGTGCTCGGCCAGCTCGTCGCCCGGTTGCGCGGCGGGACCTGGGCGCAGGCGCTCACCGAGCGGGTCCTGACGCCGCTGGGGCTCACCGACACCACCGTGACGCCCCGGCCGACGGCCGCCACCGGATTCCTGGTCGACGCGTACTCCGACGAGGCGCGTCCGGAGCCGCCGACCGACCTCGGCGCCGTCGGTCCGGCCGCCCAGCTCTGGAGCACCGCCACCGACATGGCCCGCTGGGCGGCGTTCCTGGCCGATCCGGCGGCGCTGGACCCGGCGGGCGCGGTGCTCGCCCCGGCGACGCTGGACGAGATGCGCTGGCCGGTCACCACCACCGACGAGACCCTCTGGGGTGCGGGCTTCGGGCTCGGACTGATCCTGCTGCCGCAGGGGGAGCGGATCGTGCACGTGGGGCACGACGGGGCGATGCCCGGGTTCCTCGCCGGGGTCTACGGCCGGCGGGGCGGCGACGGCACGCCGGGCGCGCTGGGCGTCGCCGTGCTCGGCTCCTCCGGCACCGCCACCGACGTCTTCGACCTGCCGCACCGGCTGCTCGCCGCGGCGGTGGAGCACGACCCGGCCGAGATCGAGCCCTGGCGGCCCGGCGCGCCCGCGCCGGCGGCCCTGCGGGGGGCCCTCGGCCACTGGTGGGGCGAGGGCTCGGCGTACGTCTTCTCCTGGCACGGCGGCGCACTGCGGGCGCGCGCCGTCGACGACCGGGCCGGACGTCCGCCGGCGGTCTTCGCGGCCCTGCCCGACCAGCCGGACGTGTTCCGCACGGTCTCCGGGCGGGAGGTCGGTGAGCTGCTGCGGCTGACCCGGGACGAGACCGGCGCGGTGGTCCGGATGCACTGGGCGACGTACCGGTTCACCCGTCACCAGGAGACCTTCGACGGGTACGACTTCCGGACCGGGAGTTGA
- the era gene encoding GTPase Era, with product MSPVQDPQARPYRAGFGCFVGRPNAGKSTLTNAIVGTKIAITSNKPQTTRHVIRAVLHRPESQLVLVDTPGLHRPRTLLGERLNDLVRSTWTEVDVIGLCIPADEPVGRGDRFISGELAELKATVLAVVTKTDLVDKRRLAEQLLAVSELGDFAEIVPVSAVSGHQVDTLVDVMTNYLPASPQLYPDDMLTDDPEQVLVAELIREAALEGVRDELPHSIAVVVEEMIPEGQVMKIYADLYVERPSQKAIVLGHRASRLKEVGTTARKQIEELLGGRVYLDLHVRVAKDWQRDPRQLRKLGF from the coding sequence GTGAGCCCGGTCCAGGACCCGCAGGCGCGACCGTACCGGGCCGGGTTCGGCTGTTTCGTCGGTCGGCCCAACGCCGGCAAGTCGACGCTCACCAACGCCATCGTCGGCACCAAGATCGCGATCACCTCGAACAAGCCGCAGACCACCCGGCACGTCATCCGGGCGGTCCTGCACCGGCCGGAGTCACAACTGGTCCTCGTCGACACGCCGGGCCTGCACCGCCCCCGTACGCTGCTCGGCGAACGCCTCAACGACCTGGTCCGATCCACCTGGACGGAGGTCGACGTGATCGGTCTCTGCATCCCGGCCGACGAGCCGGTCGGGCGCGGTGACCGGTTCATCTCCGGCGAGTTGGCCGAGCTGAAGGCGACAGTGCTGGCGGTGGTCACCAAGACCGACCTGGTCGACAAGCGCCGGTTGGCGGAGCAGTTGCTCGCGGTCAGCGAGTTGGGCGACTTCGCGGAGATCGTGCCGGTGAGCGCGGTGTCCGGGCACCAGGTGGACACTCTCGTCGACGTGATGACCAACTATCTGCCGGCGTCGCCGCAGCTCTACCCGGACGACATGCTCACCGACGACCCCGAGCAGGTGCTCGTCGCGGAGCTGATCCGGGAGGCCGCCCTGGAGGGCGTCCGCGACGAGCTGCCGCACTCCATCGCCGTGGTGGTGGAGGAGATGATCCCCGAGGGTCAGGTCATGAAGATCTACGCCGACCTGTACGTGGAGCGGCCCAGCCAGAAGGCCATCGTGCTCGGCCACCGGGCGAGCCGGCTCAAGGAGGTCGGCACCACCGCCCGCAAGCAGATCGAGGAGTTGCTGGGCGGCCGGGTCTATCTCGACCTGCACGTGCGGGTCGCGAAGGACTGGCAGCGCGATCCGAGGCAACTGCGCAAGCTGGGTTTCTGA
- a CDS encoding 16S rRNA (uracil(1498)-N(3))-methyltransferase: MSAPLFLVEALPTGDTLTLTGPEGHHAATVQRLRVGEELLLADGRGGTATAVVTAVGRGSLDVTVTSRGYADAPVPRLVVAQGIAKGDRGELAVQAMTEVGVDEIVPWAASRSVTQWRGERGVRARDKWVATAREAAKQARRPWLPVVAGAPDEPTATVARRIAGAAAAFVLHEEAEDRLTTADLPAAGEIVLVVGPEGGIAPAELTAFAEAGGRPVRLGPAVLRTSTAGVAALSVLATRLGRW; the protein is encoded by the coding sequence GTGTCCGCGCCGCTGTTCCTGGTCGAGGCGCTGCCCACCGGCGACACGCTGACCCTGACCGGTCCGGAGGGGCACCACGCCGCCACCGTGCAGCGGTTGCGCGTCGGCGAGGAGCTGCTGCTCGCCGACGGCCGGGGCGGCACGGCCACCGCCGTGGTCACCGCCGTCGGCCGGGGCAGCCTGGACGTCACCGTCACCTCCCGGGGGTACGCGGACGCGCCGGTGCCCCGCCTGGTGGTGGCGCAGGGCATCGCCAAGGGCGACCGGGGCGAGTTGGCCGTGCAGGCGATGACCGAGGTCGGGGTGGACGAGATCGTCCCCTGGGCGGCGTCGCGCTCGGTGACCCAGTGGCGCGGCGAGCGGGGCGTACGCGCCCGGGACAAGTGGGTGGCCACCGCCCGGGAGGCGGCCAAGCAGGCCCGCCGGCCGTGGCTGCCGGTGGTGGCCGGCGCGCCGGACGAGCCCACCGCGACGGTGGCCCGGCGGATCGCGGGCGCCGCCGCCGCGTTCGTGCTGCACGAGGAGGCCGAGGATCGGCTCACCACCGCCGACCTGCCGGCCGCCGGTGAGATCGTCCTGGTCGTCGGCCCGGAGGGCGGCATCGCCCCGGCCGAGCTGACCGCCTTCGCCGAGGCCGGCGGCCGACCCGTACGCCTCGGGCCGGCGGTCCTGCGCACCTCCACCGCCGGGGTGGCGGCGCTCAGCGTGCTCGCCACCCGTCTCGGCCGCTGGTGA
- a CDS encoding hemolysin family protein yields the protein MAVDPYPVMSTPPLLAAGATAGLPDLQLIVFAAGLVVLAGLIAMTEAALAAVSPARAAELARDGVRGARTLQVVAGDVVRHLNLLLLLRLLAELTATTLVALVAVDSFGAGWRAALVTAGAMTVVSFVVVGVAPRTIGRQHAYAVGRAVAPLVRWLGRALNPLASLLILIGNAVTPGRGFREGPFATQVELRELVDLAEQRGVVEHGERQMIHSVFALGDTIAREVMVPRTEMVWIEEGKTLAQALALFLRSGFSRIPVIGESVDDVLGVLYLKDLIRRSRGGDPGAEQLPVAELMRPATFVPESKPVDDLLSEMQAARNHLVIVVDEYGGTGGLVTIEDILEEIVGEITDEYDVERPPIERLADSSVRVTARLPVENLGELFDTDLPTDEVETVGGLLAQALGRVPIPGAEAEVAGLRLVAEGTTGRRNRIDTVLVSRVEPGHEQDSAGRPEHAGAGNDTDNYRDDERQPADA from the coding sequence CTGGCGGTCGACCCGTACCCAGTGATGTCCACTCCTCCGTTACTGGCCGCCGGCGCCACCGCCGGCCTCCCCGACCTGCAACTGATCGTCTTCGCGGCCGGCCTGGTGGTCCTCGCCGGTCTGATCGCGATGACCGAGGCGGCGCTCGCCGCGGTGTCCCCGGCCCGCGCCGCCGAGCTGGCCCGCGACGGCGTACGCGGCGCCCGGACGCTCCAGGTCGTCGCCGGCGACGTCGTCCGGCACCTCAACCTGCTCCTGCTGCTGCGGCTGCTCGCCGAGCTGACCGCCACGACGCTCGTGGCGCTCGTCGCGGTGGACAGCTTCGGCGCCGGCTGGCGGGCCGCGCTGGTGACCGCCGGCGCGATGACGGTTGTCAGTTTCGTGGTGGTCGGCGTCGCGCCGCGCACCATCGGCCGGCAGCACGCGTACGCGGTGGGTCGCGCGGTGGCGCCGCTGGTCCGCTGGCTGGGCCGGGCGCTGAATCCGCTCGCCTCGCTGCTGATCCTGATCGGCAACGCTGTCACTCCGGGGCGCGGCTTCCGGGAGGGGCCGTTCGCCACCCAGGTGGAGTTGCGTGAGCTGGTCGACCTGGCCGAGCAGCGTGGCGTGGTTGAGCACGGCGAGCGTCAAATGATCCATTCGGTGTTCGCGCTCGGCGACACCATCGCCCGCGAGGTGATGGTGCCCCGCACCGAGATGGTGTGGATCGAGGAGGGCAAGACCCTCGCGCAGGCGCTGGCGCTCTTCCTGCGCTCCGGCTTCTCCCGCATCCCGGTGATCGGTGAGAGCGTCGACGACGTGCTGGGCGTGCTCTACCTGAAGGACCTCATCCGGCGGTCCCGCGGCGGCGACCCGGGGGCGGAGCAGTTGCCGGTGGCCGAGCTGATGCGACCGGCGACCTTCGTACCGGAGTCGAAGCCCGTCGACGACCTGCTGTCGGAGATGCAGGCCGCGCGCAACCACCTGGTCATCGTCGTCGACGAGTACGGCGGCACGGGCGGCCTGGTCACCATCGAGGACATCCTGGAGGAGATCGTCGGTGAGATCACCGACGAGTACGATGTCGAGCGCCCGCCGATCGAACGCCTGGCGGACTCCTCGGTCCGGGTGACCGCCCGACTGCCGGTGGAGAACCTGGGCGAACTCTTCGACACCGACCTGCCCACCGACGAGGTGGAGACGGTCGGTGGCCTGCTCGCCCAGGCGCTCGGGCGGGTGCCGATCCCGGGCGCCGAGGCCGAGGTGGCCGGGCTGCGGCTGGTCGCCGAGGGCACCACCGGCCGGCGCAACCGGATCGACACCGTGCTGGTCAGCCGGGTGGAGCCGGGCCACGAGCAGGACTCCGCGGGCCGGCCGGAGCACGCCGGCGCCGGCAACGACACCGACAACTACCGAGACGACGAGAGGCAACCCGCCGATGCCTGA
- the ppk2 gene encoding polyphosphate kinase 2, whose product MADSALLDLTADYRVADGHDDDPVLLRPDGTPVDTWREDYPYDERMDRDEYDRDKRLLQIELLKLQDWIKESGERLLILFEGRDAAGKGGTIKRFMEHLNPRGASVVALAKPDEREASQWYFQRWLAHLPAAGEIVLFDRSWYNRAGVERVMGFCSRKEYLEFLRQAPELERMLVRSGIRLVKFWFSVSQNEQRTRFAIRQVDPVRQWKLSPMDIASLDRWDEYTEAKEAMFFWTDTADAPWTVVKSNDKKRARLEAMRHVLHRFDYTDKNPEVVGAPDPQIIGNAGLDLGPEEEVVPVFPRP is encoded by the coding sequence ATGGCCGACTCCGCGCTGCTGGACCTGACCGCCGACTACCGGGTGGCCGACGGCCACGACGACGACCCTGTCCTGCTCCGCCCCGACGGCACGCCCGTCGACACCTGGCGTGAGGACTACCCGTACGACGAGCGGATGGACCGCGACGAGTACGACCGGGACAAGCGACTGCTCCAGATCGAGCTGCTGAAGCTCCAGGACTGGATCAAGGAGTCCGGCGAGCGACTGCTGATCCTCTTCGAGGGGCGGGACGCGGCCGGCAAGGGCGGCACCATCAAACGGTTCATGGAGCACCTGAACCCGCGGGGCGCCTCGGTGGTGGCGCTCGCCAAGCCGGACGAGCGGGAAGCCAGCCAGTGGTACTTCCAGCGGTGGTTGGCGCACCTGCCGGCGGCCGGTGAGATCGTGCTGTTCGACAGGTCCTGGTACAACAGGGCCGGCGTGGAACGGGTGATGGGCTTCTGCAGCCGCAAGGAGTACCTGGAGTTCCTCCGGCAGGCCCCGGAGCTGGAACGGATGCTGGTGCGCTCCGGCATCCGGCTGGTCAAGTTCTGGTTCTCCGTCTCCCAGAACGAGCAGCGCACCAGGTTCGCCATCCGCCAGGTCGACCCGGTGCGGCAGTGGAAGCTCTCTCCGATGGACATCGCCTCGCTGGACCGGTGGGACGAGTACACCGAGGCGAAGGAGGCGATGTTCTTCTGGACCGACACCGCCGACGCGCCGTGGACGGTGGTGAAGAGCAACGACAAGAAGCGGGCCCGGCTGGAGGCGATGCGGCACGTTCTGCACCGCTTCGACTACACCGACAAGAATCCCGAGGTGGTCGGCGCACCGGACCCGCAGATCATCGGCAACGCCGGGCTGGACCTGGGGCCGGAAGAGGAGGTCGTGCCGGTGTTCCCCCGCCCGTGA
- a CDS encoding SDR family NAD(P)-dependent oxidoreductase, producing the protein MTDRAVLVTGASRGIGRAVAMAFAAGGDRVAIHHRDSAEAAEELRERLPGAGHVVVRADLTDPEQIRVMVDRAAELLGGLDVLVNNAGTYGDRDDPHPVFGASYEQWQARWRQVVETNLTGAGNVIWCAAQHLRQRGGRIVNVSSRGAFRGEPHQPAYGASKAGLNALGQSLAVALAPYGITVATVAPGFVATDMVTAYLDGEQGAAIRAQSPFDRVGRPEEIAAAVHWLASPGAEWASGTIVDLNGASYLRS; encoded by the coding sequence ATGACGGATCGAGCGGTTCTGGTGACCGGGGCCTCGCGCGGGATCGGCCGGGCGGTGGCGATGGCGTTCGCGGCCGGCGGCGACCGGGTGGCGATCCACCACCGCGACTCCGCCGAGGCGGCCGAGGAGCTGCGGGAGCGGTTGCCCGGCGCGGGGCACGTCGTGGTCCGCGCCGACCTCACCGACCCGGAGCAGATCCGGGTCATGGTCGACCGGGCCGCCGAGCTGCTCGGCGGCCTGGACGTGCTGGTCAACAACGCCGGGACGTACGGCGACCGGGACGACCCGCACCCGGTCTTCGGCGCCTCGTACGAGCAGTGGCAGGCGCGGTGGCGGCAGGTGGTGGAGACCAACCTCACCGGTGCCGGCAACGTCATCTGGTGCGCCGCCCAGCACCTGCGCCAGCGCGGTGGGCGGATCGTCAACGTCTCGTCCCGGGGCGCGTTCCGGGGCGAGCCGCACCAGCCGGCGTACGGGGCCAGCAAGGCGGGGCTGAACGCGCTGGGCCAGTCCCTCGCCGTCGCCCTCGCCCCGTACGGCATCACCGTCGCCACCGTCGCGCCGGGCTTCGTGGCGACCGACATGGTGACCGCGTATCTCGACGGCGAGCAGGGCGCGGCGATCCGGGCGCAGAGCCCGTTCGACCGGGTGGGTCGGCCGGAGGAGATCGCCGCGGCGGTGCACTGGCTCGCCTCGCCCGGGGCCGAGTGGGCCTCGGGCACGATCGTCGACCTGAACGGGGCGTCCTACCTGCGCAGTTAA
- a CDS encoding histidine triad nucleotide-binding protein → MGSDCLFCRIVAGEIPATVVRETDTTLAFRDIDPKAPVHVLVIPKEHYADVATLAQGDPALAADVLATSAAVAEDEGLLGDGFRLMFNTGAYGGQEVFHVHAHLLGGAPLGPMLARNLA, encoded by the coding sequence ATGGGATCCGACTGCCTGTTCTGCCGCATCGTCGCCGGGGAGATCCCGGCCACCGTCGTCCGGGAGACCGACACCACGCTCGCCTTCCGGGACATCGACCCGAAGGCGCCGGTGCACGTGCTGGTCATCCCGAAGGAGCACTACGCCGACGTCGCCACGCTCGCCCAGGGCGACCCGGCGCTGGCGGCGGATGTGCTGGCCACGTCCGCCGCCGTGGCCGAGGACGAGGGGCTGCTCGGCGACGGTTTCCGGCTGATGTTCAACACCGGGGCGTACGGCGGGCAGGAGGTGTTCCACGTGCACGCGCACCTGCTCGGTGGCGCGCCGCTCGGGCCCATGCTCGCCCGGAACCTGGCATGA
- a CDS encoding PhoH family protein: MTGTPPPGPPRVQTRITVPDPKIMVNLLGAGDEILRLVERSVSSDVHVRGNEITITGDPADNALAERVFSELLELIEKGETLTTDAVRRTVGMLEQGSAERPAEVLTLNILSRRGRTIRPKTLGQKRYVDAIDTHTIVFGIGPAGTGKTYLAMAKAVQALQAKQVNRIILTRPAVEAGERLGFLPGTLNEKIDPYLRPLYDALHDMLDPETIPKLMAAGTIEVAPLAYMRGRTLNDAFIILDEAQNTTPEQMKMFLTRLGFNSKIVVTGDITQVDLPGGTSSGLRVVREILGNVEDVHFSQLSSSDVVRHRLVGEIVDAYARWDAERENQQAQGVHAVPGRPAQGGRAGRRR, encoded by the coding sequence ATGACCGGCACCCCACCTCCCGGCCCGCCCCGGGTGCAGACCAGGATCACCGTGCCCGACCCGAAGATCATGGTCAACCTGCTCGGCGCTGGCGACGAGATCCTCCGACTCGTCGAACGCTCGGTCAGCAGTGACGTGCACGTCCGGGGCAACGAGATCACCATCACCGGCGACCCCGCGGACAACGCCCTCGCCGAGCGGGTCTTCAGTGAGCTGCTCGAGCTCATCGAGAAAGGCGAGACCCTGACCACTGACGCCGTCCGGCGTACCGTCGGCATGCTCGAGCAGGGCAGCGCCGAGCGGCCCGCCGAGGTTCTGACGCTCAACATCCTCTCCCGGCGCGGTCGCACCATCCGTCCCAAGACGCTCGGTCAGAAGCGGTACGTCGACGCGATCGACACCCACACCATCGTCTTCGGCATCGGCCCGGCCGGCACCGGGAAGACCTACCTGGCGATGGCGAAGGCCGTCCAGGCGTTGCAGGCCAAGCAGGTCAACCGGATCATCCTGACCCGACCGGCGGTCGAGGCGGGCGAGCGGCTGGGCTTCCTGCCCGGCACGCTGAACGAGAAGATCGACCCCTACCTGCGCCCGCTCTACGACGCGCTGCACGACATGCTCGACCCGGAGACGATCCCGAAGCTGATGGCCGCCGGGACGATCGAGGTCGCCCCGCTGGCCTACATGCGGGGCAGAACCCTTAATGACGCGTTCATCATCCTGGACGAGGCGCAGAACACGACGCCCGAGCAGATGAAGATGTTCCTCACCCGGCTCGGCTTCAACTCCAAGATCGTCGTGACCGGTGACATCACCCAGGTGGACCTTCCCGGCGGGACGAGCAGCGGGCTGCGGGTCGTCCGGGAGATCCTGGGCAACGTGGAGGACGTGCACTTCTCCCAGTTGTCCAGCTCCGACGTGGTCCGGCACCGGCTGGTCGGGGAGATCGTCGACGCGTACGCCCGCTGGGACGCCGAGCGGGAGAACCAGCAGGCGCAGGGCGTGCACGCCGTGCCGGGGCGACCCGCCCAGGGCGGCCGGGCCGGCCGCCGCCGCTAA
- the dnaJ gene encoding molecular chaperone DnaJ: MARDYYGILGVSREASDDEIKRAYRKLARQFHPDVNPDPEAQEKFKDINAAYEVLSDDRKRQIVDLGGDPLAPGGGGPGGPGGPSGAGPFVGFQDIMDAFFGGAGGNARGPRPRTRPGADAILRLELDLHETAFGVEAPITVDTAVLCTTCSGAGTAAGTHLATCEACAGRGEVQSVQRTFLGQVVSARPCTVCQGYGTTIPHPCPTCAGDGRVRTRRSLTVKIPAGVEDGMRIRLAQQGEVGPGGGTAGDLYVEIHERPHDVYSRKGDDLHCRVTVPMTAAALGTRLTIKTLDSEETVDVKAGTQPASTLRLRARGVPHLRGTGRGDLYVHLDVRTPTKLDPDQEKMLRDFAKTRGEEVAELSKQGGFFSRMRDAFNGHA; this comes from the coding sequence GTGGCCAGGGACTACTACGGCATTCTCGGCGTGAGCCGGGAAGCCTCCGATGACGAGATCAAGCGCGCCTACCGGAAGTTGGCGCGCCAGTTCCACCCGGATGTCAATCCGGACCCGGAGGCACAGGAGAAGTTCAAGGACATCAACGCCGCGTACGAGGTCCTTTCGGACGACCGCAAGCGGCAGATCGTCGACCTGGGTGGCGACCCGCTCGCTCCGGGCGGCGGCGGTCCGGGTGGCCCGGGTGGCCCCAGCGGCGCGGGCCCGTTCGTCGGGTTCCAGGACATCATGGACGCCTTCTTCGGCGGTGCGGGTGGCAACGCCCGTGGTCCCCGTCCGCGCACCCGGCCGGGCGCCGACGCGATCCTGCGGCTCGAACTCGACCTGCACGAGACGGCCTTCGGCGTGGAGGCCCCGATCACCGTCGACACGGCGGTGCTCTGCACCACCTGCTCCGGCGCCGGCACAGCCGCCGGCACGCACCTGGCGACCTGCGAGGCGTGCGCCGGGCGCGGTGAGGTGCAGTCGGTCCAGCGCACCTTCCTCGGCCAGGTGGTGTCCGCCCGGCCCTGCACCGTGTGCCAGGGCTACGGCACCACCATCCCGCACCCGTGCCCCACCTGTGCCGGCGACGGCCGGGTGCGGACCCGGCGCTCGCTGACCGTCAAGATCCCGGCCGGCGTCGAGGACGGCATGCGGATCCGGCTCGCCCAGCAGGGCGAGGTGGGCCCCGGCGGCGGCACCGCCGGCGACCTCTACGTGGAGATCCACGAGCGCCCGCACGACGTCTACTCCCGCAAGGGCGACGACCTGCACTGCCGCGTGACGGTCCCGATGACGGCGGCGGCGCTCGGCACCCGGTTGACCATCAAGACGCTGGACAGCGAGGAGACCGTCGACGTCAAGGCCGGCACCCAGCCGGCCAGCACGCTGCGGCTGCGCGCCCGGGGCGTGCCGCACCTGCGCGGCACCGGTCGCGGCGACCTCTACGTGCACCTGGACGTGCGCACCCCGACCAAGCTCGACCCGGACCAGGAGAAGATGCTGCGCGACTTCGCCAAGACCCGGGGCGAGGAGGTCGCCGAGCTGTCCAAGCAGGGCGGCTTCTTCTCCCGGATGCGCGACGCGTTCAACGGGCACGCCTGA
- a CDS encoding cytidine deaminase encodes MPDTPAVPAARPAPTALSAEDGKLVVLARGARARVGAVEGAAVRDQDGRTYAAASVALPSLTLTALQLAVASAVAAGASRLEAAVVVTEASTLDGAGHAAVRDLAADAPIHVAAPDGTVLGTVTE; translated from the coding sequence ATGCCTGACACACCCGCCGTGCCCGCCGCCCGGCCCGCTCCGACTGCCTTGAGCGCGGAGGACGGCAAGCTCGTCGTACTGGCCCGGGGCGCCCGCGCGCGGGTCGGCGCCGTGGAGGGCGCCGCGGTACGCGACCAGGACGGGCGGACGTACGCGGCGGCGAGCGTGGCGCTGCCCTCGCTGACCCTCACCGCGTTGCAGCTGGCTGTCGCGTCGGCGGTGGCGGCCGGGGCGAGCCGGCTGGAGGCGGCGGTGGTGGTGACCGAGGCGTCGACGCTCGACGGGGCGGGGCACGCGGCGGTGCGTGACCTCGCCGCGGACGCGCCGATCCACGTCGCCGCCCCGGACGGGACGGTTCTCGGCACGGTGACCGAGTGA
- a CDS encoding acyltransferase, translating into MRNRYLDLLRFLAIVRVVVYHVTGWATLTLVFPAMSVMFALAGSLMAASLTRSGPAAVGRRLRRLLPSLWVLAAVFVPAMLLTGLPLSPRVLLWLFPVADPPANHWGALALSIIWYLRDYLWFVLASPVAYWLFRRAPLPTVLAPYLLLVTIEVGIYPAPSVVREFGLYFGAWLLGFAHHAGMLRRLAGRVLYPVALALAVGGGVWIVGHPGPRGYDLNDNHLGNALWSAAFILIVLGRAPSGLAWLGRSRLADRVVTVVNRRALTIYLWHMPFVVALTPLVDVVGWSHQDPVGLAVRVLLVFVLVGLVTLAVGWVEDVAARRRPELIPGRRPVDAEPVPRPTGESADATGAVVDRPVVPAQRRSGEGATVELNAR; encoded by the coding sequence ATGCGCAACCGGTACCTCGACCTGCTCCGTTTCCTGGCCATCGTCCGAGTCGTGGTCTACCACGTCACCGGATGGGCGACCCTCACTCTCGTCTTCCCCGCCATGTCCGTGATGTTCGCGCTGGCGGGCTCCCTGATGGCCGCGTCGCTGACCCGTTCCGGGCCGGCGGCGGTCGGTCGGCGACTGCGCCGGCTGCTGCCGTCACTGTGGGTGCTCGCGGCGGTCTTCGTGCCGGCCATGCTGCTCACCGGGCTGCCGTTGAGCCCTCGGGTGCTGCTGTGGCTGTTCCCGGTCGCCGACCCGCCGGCCAACCACTGGGGCGCCCTGGCGCTGAGCATCATCTGGTATTTGCGTGACTACCTCTGGTTCGTGCTCGCCTCGCCGGTCGCGTACTGGCTGTTCCGGCGCGCCCCGCTGCCCACGGTGCTCGCCCCGTACCTCCTGCTGGTGACGATCGAGGTGGGGATCTACCCGGCGCCGTCGGTGGTGCGTGAGTTCGGGCTCTACTTCGGCGCGTGGCTGCTCGGCTTCGCCCACCACGCCGGGATGCTGCGCCGGCTCGCCGGTCGGGTGCTGTACCCGGTGGCGCTGGCGCTCGCCGTGGGCGGCGGCGTCTGGATCGTCGGGCATCCCGGCCCGCGCGGGTACGACCTGAACGACAACCACCTCGGCAACGCCCTCTGGTCGGCAGCGTTCATCCTGATCGTGCTGGGGCGGGCGCCCTCCGGGCTGGCCTGGCTGGGACGGAGCCGGCTGGCCGACCGGGTGGTGACAGTGGTCAACCGCCGGGCGCTCACCATCTATCTCTGGCACATGCCGTTCGTGGTGGCACTCACCCCGCTCGTCGACGTGGTGGGCTGGTCCCACCAGGACCCGGTGGGCCTGGCCGTCCGGGTGCTGCTGGTCTTCGTACTGGTGGGGCTGGTGACCCTCGCCGTGGGGTGGGTCGAGGACGTCGCCGCCCGTCGCCGACCGGAGCTGATCCCCGGGCGCCGCCCGGTCGACGCCGAGCCGGTGCCCCGGCCGACCGGTGAATCGGCGGACGCGACCGGGGCGGTCGTTGACCGCCCGGTGGTGCCGGCCCAGCGGCGGTCCGGGGAGGGGGCCACCGTGGAACTCAACGCTCGCTGA
- the ybeY gene encoding rRNA maturation RNase YbeY, whose translation MSIEIANESGVDVDTDAVLAVARHALDEMGVNPLAELSVLLVDIDYMTELNHRWMGGDGPTDVLAFPMDEGSVDHGPGESAPAGGEPALLGDIVLCPEVAAKQAATAGHAPADELHLLTVHGVLHLLGYDHAEPEEEREMFGLQARLLASWRSTRTQ comes from the coding sequence TTGTCCATCGAGATCGCCAACGAGTCCGGTGTCGACGTCGACACCGACGCCGTGCTCGCCGTCGCCCGGCACGCCCTCGACGAGATGGGGGTCAACCCCCTCGCCGAGCTGTCGGTGCTGCTCGTCGACATCGACTACATGACCGAGCTGAACCACCGCTGGATGGGCGGCGACGGTCCGACCGATGTGCTCGCGTTCCCCATGGACGAGGGCAGCGTCGACCACGGGCCGGGCGAGTCCGCGCCGGCCGGCGGCGAGCCCGCCCTGCTCGGCGACATCGTGCTCTGCCCGGAGGTCGCGGCCAAGCAGGCGGCGACCGCCGGGCACGCGCCCGCCGACGAGCTGCACCTGCTCACCGTGCACGGTGTGCTGCACCTGCTCGGCTACGACCACGCCGAGCCGGAGGAGGAGCGGGAGATGTTCGGCCTCCAGGCTCGCCTGCTGGCCAGCTGGCGGTCGACCCGTACCCAGTGA